The following are encoded in a window of Methylicorpusculum oleiharenae genomic DNA:
- the folP gene encoding dihydropteroate synthase yields the protein MIMGILNVTPDSFSDGGRFNGVAEALEQCRKMIEQGADIIDIGGESTRPGADPVSEEEQIRRVVPIIDAIRLQLNETIPISIDTTLHRVAAAALDAGATLINDISAGFDDELIFDVAVQKQVPLILMHRQGTPKTMQESPLYLSVVREVLDGLMQRVEVAISRGVDKRQLVIDPGIGFGKRKQDNIDLLAHLDQFVATGYPVLLGTSRKRFMGSICDVNNPEELVTATAVTTALGVMNGVKYFRVHDVKENKQALDVAWAIYGSRQI from the coding sequence ATGATTATGGGTATTTTGAATGTCACTCCTGACAGTTTTTCTGACGGCGGACGGTTCAATGGGGTTGCCGAAGCCCTGGAGCAATGCCGCAAGATGATAGAGCAGGGGGCTGACATTATCGATATTGGGGGTGAATCGACGCGCCCTGGGGCAGACCCGGTATCTGAGGAAGAGCAAATTCGGCGCGTCGTTCCGATTATTGATGCGATAAGACTGCAGTTGAACGAAACCATTCCGATAAGTATCGATACAACACTACATCGCGTTGCGGCTGCGGCGCTGGATGCCGGAGCGACACTGATTAATGATATTTCTGCCGGTTTTGATGATGAATTGATATTCGATGTTGCCGTACAAAAACAAGTCCCCCTCATTTTGATGCACCGGCAGGGCACACCTAAAACGATGCAGGAAAGTCCATTGTATTTAAGTGTTGTCAGGGAAGTACTGGACGGATTGATGCAACGGGTCGAAGTGGCGATCAGCAGGGGTGTCGATAAGCGTCAACTGGTTATTGATCCTGGCATAGGCTTCGGTAAGCGTAAACAGGATAATATTGATTTGTTGGCACACCTGGACCAATTTGTAGCGACCGGTTATCCCGTTTTATTGGGCACAAGCCGCAAACGTTTCATGGGGTCAATTTGCGATGTGAACAATCCTGAGGAATTGGTAACAGCCACAGCAGTGACGACTGCATTGGGTGTTATGAATGGAGTTAAATATTTTCGCGTGCATGATGTTAAAGAGAACAAACAAGCATTAGACGTGGCATGGGCAATTTATGGAAGCCGTCAGATTTGA
- a CDS encoding dicarboxylate/amino acid:cation symporter, whose protein sequence is MKRPLPLTTQILIGMGLGLLIGSLINNFAIDHSFVATYVVNGFFYVSGALFINALKMLVVPLVTFSLIEGVNAIGDAGAVGRIGCKTIFWYLLTTALAVSMALAIAAIVSPGQNFETVINHTAFTPPPAPSLNEVLINLVPGNPVKAFAEGEMLQIICFSLFFGIAMLKTGDTGKKLAGYVSMVNEVMMSLVTLVMRFAPLGVFCLMAKTFSEQGLTLIMPMLGYALTVIACLLLHSIVTLNLLLYVNTRLSPWIFLKKMRPVYLFAFSTASSNATLPVTLQTVEKKLGVHTGTASFTIPLGATFNMDGTAIMQGVATVFIANVYHISLTLEQYLTVIGMSLLASIGTAGVPGVGLIMLAMVLNQVGLPVEGIGLIIGIDRLLDMIRTVVNVNGDAVVTCIVSGSEKTLDKKVYQNSELNSE, encoded by the coding sequence ATGAAACGACCGCTTCCGCTTACCACACAAATCCTGATCGGTATGGGGTTGGGCCTTCTTATCGGATCACTGATCAATAACTTTGCAATCGATCACTCTTTTGTGGCTACCTATGTGGTTAACGGCTTTTTTTATGTATCGGGGGCACTATTCATCAATGCTTTAAAAATGCTGGTGGTGCCTCTGGTCACTTTTTCGCTGATTGAGGGCGTTAATGCCATCGGGGATGCCGGTGCCGTTGGAAGAATAGGTTGTAAAACCATTTTTTGGTATTTGCTGACTACCGCTTTGGCCGTTTCGATGGCTTTGGCGATTGCAGCGATAGTTTCACCCGGGCAAAACTTTGAGACCGTCATCAATCACACGGCTTTTACTCCGCCGCCCGCCCCTTCTCTGAATGAAGTATTGATTAATCTGGTACCCGGCAATCCGGTTAAAGCATTTGCTGAGGGGGAAATGCTGCAAATCATCTGTTTTTCTCTGTTCTTCGGCATTGCCATGTTAAAAACCGGAGATACCGGTAAAAAATTGGCCGGTTATGTGTCAATGGTCAACGAGGTAATGATGTCACTGGTTACGCTAGTCATGCGCTTCGCTCCGTTGGGTGTTTTTTGCCTGATGGCAAAAACATTTTCCGAACAGGGTTTAACCCTCATCATGCCCATGCTCGGCTATGCGCTCACCGTGATTGCTTGTTTGCTCCTGCATTCCATCGTCACGCTGAATCTGCTGCTGTATGTCAACACGCGACTGAGCCCCTGGATTTTTTTGAAGAAAATGCGTCCTGTTTATCTTTTTGCATTCAGCACAGCCAGTTCCAACGCCACCCTGCCGGTTACCTTGCAAACCGTGGAAAAAAAACTGGGAGTTCATACCGGCACGGCATCGTTTACCATTCCATTAGGGGCTACGTTTAACATGGATGGAACTGCAATCATGCAGGGTGTCGCCACTGTTTTCATTGCCAATGTTTATCATATTTCGCTGACTTTAGAACAGTATTTAACCGTAATCGGCATGTCCTTACTGGCCTCAATTGGCACAGCCGGAGTTCCCGGTGTCGGCTTGATCATGCTCGCCATGGTATTAAATCAGGTCGGCCTGCCTGTAGAAGGAATCGGCTTGATAATAGGCATAGACCGCTTGCTGGATATGATAAGAACTGTTGTCAATGTCAACGGAGATGCAGTAGTAACCTGTATCGTTTCAGGTAGTGAGAAAACCCTGGATAAAAAGGTTTATCAAAACAGTGAATTAAATTCCGAATGA
- the prsR gene encoding PEP-CTERM-box response regulator transcription factor: MEDRKILLIIEDDPGLQKQLKWSFEDYQTVIAGHRQDAIIALRRFMPSVVTLDLGLPPDPTNASEGLQTLREILELAPLTKVIVVTGNDDRSNALEAVSLGAYDFYQKPIDLDVLKTIIQRAFHLDELEKENVRLQQKNKEPLNGIIASCKKMQTLSRTVEKIAPTQITTLLLGETGTGKELLAKAIHDLSDRSSKPFVAVNCAAIPESLLESELFGYEKGAFTGATKQTKGKIEYADGGTFFLDEIGDLPFSLQSKLLRFIQERKIERLGGRGEIPVDVRIICATHQNIQELITRGSFREDLFYRVSEMVINIPPLREREGDAIVIATALLRKFSELHKKTIRGFSKEAALAIETFDWPGNIRQLENKIKRAVIMSNEPLVSLEDLEITINDKPSSPFNLREVREESETAAIKRALTHCDNNISKTAQLLGVTRPTLYSLFEKYGIQI; the protein is encoded by the coding sequence ATGGAAGATAGAAAAATATTATTGATAATTGAAGACGACCCTGGATTGCAAAAACAACTTAAATGGAGCTTTGAAGATTATCAAACAGTCATTGCCGGTCATCGCCAGGATGCCATTATCGCATTGAGGCGATTCATGCCCAGCGTTGTTACGCTCGATTTAGGGCTGCCACCCGATCCTACCAATGCCAGCGAGGGATTGCAGACGTTAAGAGAAATTCTTGAACTGGCACCTTTAACCAAAGTGATAGTAGTCACCGGTAATGATGATCGGTCAAATGCACTGGAAGCGGTGTCATTGGGTGCGTATGATTTTTATCAAAAACCGATTGATCTGGATGTTTTGAAAACCATTATCCAGAGAGCCTTTCATCTGGACGAATTAGAAAAGGAAAATGTCCGGCTTCAGCAAAAAAACAAAGAGCCTTTGAACGGTATCATTGCATCCTGTAAAAAGATGCAAACGCTATCCCGCACGGTGGAGAAAATTGCACCTACACAAATTACAACCTTATTACTGGGCGAAACAGGAACAGGCAAAGAATTGCTTGCAAAAGCCATCCATGATCTCAGCGATCGTTCATCCAAGCCTTTTGTTGCGGTCAATTGTGCGGCAATACCGGAAAGTCTTCTTGAAAGCGAACTTTTTGGTTATGAAAAAGGGGCCTTCACCGGTGCGACCAAACAAACCAAAGGCAAAATTGAATACGCAGACGGAGGAACCTTCTTTCTTGATGAAATCGGCGATTTGCCGTTTTCACTGCAATCCAAACTATTACGCTTTATACAAGAGCGAAAAATCGAACGCTTGGGCGGCAGGGGAGAAATCCCGGTCGATGTCAGAATTATTTGCGCAACGCATCAAAATATTCAGGAACTGATTACCAGGGGATCCTTCAGAGAAGACCTTTTTTACCGCGTCAGTGAAATGGTGATCAATATTCCTCCGCTCAGAGAACGCGAAGGTGATGCTATCGTCATAGCAACAGCCTTGCTCCGAAAATTCAGTGAGCTACATAAAAAAACAATCCGGGGTTTCAGCAAAGAAGCGGCTCTTGCAATCGAAACCTTTGACTGGCCAGGTAATATTCGCCAGTTAGAAAACAAAATCAAACGAGCGGTTATTATGTCTAACGAGCCTTTGGTTAGCCTGGAAGACCTTGAAATAACGATCAACGACAAACCGTCATCGCCCTTCAATCTCAGAGAAGTGAGAGAAGAGTCCGAGACGGCTGCGATTAAACGGGCACTAACTCATTGCGACAATAACATATCCAAAACGGCCCAACTCCTCGGAGTAACCCGGCCTACGCTGTACAGTTTATTTGAAAAATACGGCATTCAAATCTGA
- a CDS encoding (5-formylfuran-3-yl)methyl phosphate synthase codes for MTGMLASVTHLQEALQALQYEVDIIDLKDPAQGALGDLEIESIKTIVKAINGQRQISATIGDLPMHPQTIFSAVLAKAETGVDFVKIGFFPGGDWNATLDALADLGNAGINMIAVLFADTQPELGILSKIKSARFRGVMLDTMDKQKGSLTDMMPQKSIQNFVEQAAANHLICGLAGSLRVADIPALKSLKPDYLGFRGALCSQQKRTGELDESAIKAICSLIKKL; via the coding sequence ATGACCGGAATGCTAGCCAGTGTCACCCATCTGCAAGAGGCATTACAGGCGCTTCAGTACGAAGTTGATATTATTGACCTCAAAGACCCGGCCCAAGGTGCACTCGGTGACCTTGAGATAGAAAGCATAAAAACGATAGTCAAAGCCATCAATGGTCAACGCCAGATCAGTGCGACCATCGGCGATTTGCCCATGCACCCACAGACTATTTTTTCCGCCGTTCTTGCCAAAGCTGAAACGGGCGTCGACTTTGTTAAAATCGGTTTTTTTCCAGGTGGCGACTGGAACGCAACTCTTGATGCGCTGGCTGACCTAGGCAATGCCGGGATCAACATGATTGCTGTTTTATTTGCGGATACGCAACCTGAACTCGGCATCTTAAGCAAAATAAAGTCCGCTCGATTTCGCGGTGTGATGCTGGATACGATGGATAAACAGAAAGGTTCACTAACCGATATGATGCCGCAAAAAAGCATTCAAAACTTTGTCGAACAAGCCGCCGCTAACCATCTTATATGCGGGTTGGCGGGCTCACTGCGAGTTGCCGATATTCCTGCATTAAAGTCATTAAAACCCGATTATTTGGGCTTTCGCGGCGCGCTATGTTCCCAGCAAAAAAGAACCGGAGAACTGGACGAATCGGCGATTAAAGCAATTTGTTCACTTATTAAAAAGCTATGA
- a CDS encoding ATP-binding protein codes for MTLRFNPVDIFHTCVLIIFVMCAYFILGLIGLELAVPPSNAGAVWPPAGIALAAIVLKGPRVLPGIFLGNFSISAWAFGFSPHACLIYTGTGIGATACAYTGYRLIKHLIGLPNPLLETQKIVLFFTLGGPVSCLIPATLGISLMVSMKVIFPADIPFNWFSWWVGDTIGVLVFTPLALILFAKSHSIWRSRLNTVGTPLLLSFLIVSGSFLFIQEDENRRHAKEFESQTLSLVKLINERLNNHLQIVYGMRNLFAVSTSPFDQAGFSFFTHSFFQQYHELKSLALFSIASQGSEIKSLIPQLVEPENSRDFFSTVLNDPNSYFKFFSPFESAKNPAALIKFIDEQVVILTPVYNNSNTNKKALIGVALSMVMLPELLDSAFTGLMTEGIHISIDVLDKKIGVINVHALAKNQSIDRQIQHEFKLADQNWLVNFFHDKSHIHAQYHWSLWWYLTCGLFFISVMGVGLLALTGRHAITESIVNERTRDLLKAKNTAENANTAKNHFLAKISHELRTPLNGIMGFTQLLQNNTDLSDNEKQHINIIRQCSQDLLGLINDILDFTAIETNNTKVVNGLFDFTAFVNDINAIYQLIAEKQHLELITTINNAPAKLQGDEKRIRQILCNLLNNAFKYTENGQIQFIVDASENELYLTVADTGYGIAQEDMDRIFEPFIQLNNHDAIQEGIGIGLTITKELLKIMNGRISVQSELGTGSIFTVTLPIENQTTA; via the coding sequence ATGACGTTACGATTTAATCCGGTGGATATCTTCCATACCTGTGTTTTAATCATCTTCGTAATGTGCGCTTATTTCATTCTGGGTTTAATAGGCCTTGAATTGGCAGTCCCCCCCAGCAATGCAGGCGCCGTTTGGCCCCCGGCCGGTATCGCTTTGGCGGCGATAGTTCTAAAAGGACCTCGGGTGCTGCCCGGTATTTTTCTGGGCAATTTTTCTATCAGTGCCTGGGCGTTTGGTTTCAGCCCTCATGCTTGTCTGATTTATACAGGCACAGGAATAGGCGCAACTGCCTGCGCTTACACAGGCTACAGGTTAATCAAGCACCTTATTGGTTTACCGAATCCATTACTCGAAACCCAAAAGATTGTTTTATTTTTTACGTTGGGTGGACCTGTCAGTTGCCTGATTCCGGCAACCCTAGGTATTTCGCTAATGGTCAGCATGAAGGTTATCTTTCCTGCAGATATTCCGTTTAACTGGTTTAGCTGGTGGGTCGGCGACACCATAGGCGTATTGGTTTTTACTCCGCTTGCCCTTATTTTATTTGCCAAATCTCACTCAATTTGGCGATCCCGGTTAAATACTGTTGGCACGCCTTTATTGCTTAGTTTTCTCATTGTTTCAGGCAGTTTTCTTTTTATACAGGAGGATGAAAACCGAAGACATGCAAAAGAATTTGAGAGTCAAACCCTTTCGTTAGTCAAATTGATTAATGAACGCCTTAACAATCATTTGCAAATTGTTTACGGAATGCGCAACTTATTTGCAGTAAGCACTTCACCATTTGATCAAGCCGGTTTCTCATTTTTTACGCACTCTTTTTTTCAACAGTATCATGAACTTAAATCCTTGGCATTATTTTCAATAGCTTCGCAAGGATCAGAAATTAAAAGTCTGATTCCCCAATTAGTTGAACCAGAAAATAGCCGTGATTTTTTTTCCACCGTACTCAATGACCCGAACTCATACTTTAAGTTTTTCAGCCCATTTGAATCAGCAAAAAATCCGGCAGCGTTAATTAAATTTATCGATGAACAAGTGGTTATTCTGACCCCTGTCTATAACAATTCAAACACTAATAAAAAGGCTCTGATCGGTGTAGCCCTTTCGATGGTTATGCTGCCTGAGTTGCTGGATTCTGCTTTTACCGGATTAATGACGGAAGGGATACATATCAGCATAGATGTACTTGATAAAAAAATTGGGGTCATCAATGTTCATGCGCTTGCAAAAAACCAGTCAATTGACCGACAGATTCAGCATGAATTTAAATTGGCTGATCAAAACTGGCTGGTCAATTTTTTTCATGACAAAAGCCATATTCACGCTCAATACCATTGGTCGTTGTGGTGGTATCTTACGTGCGGTTTATTTTTTATAAGTGTTATGGGCGTTGGATTGCTGGCGCTAACCGGGCGTCATGCCATCACAGAGAGCATTGTGAATGAAAGAACCCGCGATTTATTGAAAGCCAAAAATACAGCCGAAAATGCGAATACTGCAAAAAATCATTTTCTCGCAAAAATCAGCCATGAATTGAGGACACCTTTAAACGGCATCATGGGATTCACACAATTGCTTCAAAACAATACGGATTTGAGTGATAACGAAAAACAACACATCAATATCATCAGGCAATGCAGTCAGGATTTGCTCGGTTTAATCAACGATATACTTGATTTTACGGCAATCGAAACCAACAACACCAAGGTTGTTAACGGACTTTTTGACTTTACGGCTTTTGTCAATGATATCAATGCGATTTATCAACTGATTGCAGAAAAACAACATCTGGAATTAATCACAACAATTAATAATGCACCCGCCAAACTCCAAGGTGATGAAAAACGTATCCGTCAAATCTTATGTAATTTGCTCAATAATGCCTTCAAATACACCGAAAATGGTCAGATCCAATTTATTGTGGATGCCTCGGAAAACGAACTTTATCTGACCGTAGCCGATACCGGCTATGGCATTGCGCAGGAAGATATGGATAGAATTTTTGAACCATTTATCCAATTGAATAATCATGACGCAATTCAAGAAGGCATAGGGATAGGACTGACTATTACCAAAGAACTGCTGAAAATCATGAATGGACGCATCTCTGTTCAAAGTGAGTTGGGAACCGGCAGTATTTTTACGGTAACTCTTCCTATTGAGAATCAAACGACAGCTTGA
- a CDS encoding DUF6513 domain-containing protein, which translates to MSEHILFLTGKLAEKQLHRILEQMQPEFTYTVHQLGIKVAALMTTDMITRRLTDTFNADRIIVPGRCRGDIDKLSTDLSLPVERGPDELKDLPQYFGKAAHKIDISHYTVKVFAEIVDAPFVSIETILQRASYYRDNGADVIDIGCLPGTPFPHMEETIQALKHAGFLVSVDSLTSEDLLRGGKAGADYLLSLHESSLWIAGEVEAVPVIIPETHEDLDSLYRSIETLQANNQPFIADPILDPIHFGFTASLVRYHAVRKRYPGIEMMLGVGNITELTHADTPGMNALLLGICSELDINHILTTEVSRHACRAIKEADLARRIMYAAKQQDRLPKHIDNGLMALHETAPFPYSAVEIKELAEQIRDPSFRIQTSSDGIHIFNRDGIHTAQDPFDLYPKLDVASDGGHAFYLGVELARAQIAWQLGKRFTQDEPLQWGCAVDLKENTVDLHQFKPAGSTLQK; encoded by the coding sequence ATGAGCGAGCATATTCTCTTTTTAACCGGAAAACTGGCAGAAAAGCAATTACACCGCATTCTGGAACAAATGCAACCGGAGTTCACCTATACGGTGCATCAACTGGGTATCAAAGTCGCGGCGCTTATGACCACGGATATGATTACCAGGCGGTTGACCGATACGTTTAATGCGGATCGCATAATCGTTCCCGGACGTTGCCGGGGAGATATAGACAAACTGTCCACTGACTTAAGCCTGCCGGTTGAACGCGGTCCTGATGAGTTAAAGGATCTGCCCCAATATTTTGGCAAGGCAGCACATAAAATCGATATCAGCCATTACACGGTCAAAGTGTTTGCCGAAATTGTCGATGCGCCCTTCGTCAGCATAGAAACCATTTTGCAGCGAGCGTCTTATTACCGTGACAACGGTGCCGATGTCATCGATATCGGGTGCTTGCCGGGCACTCCATTTCCGCATATGGAGGAGACCATTCAGGCGCTAAAACATGCCGGATTTCTGGTCAGCGTCGATTCTTTAACATCCGAAGATCTGCTGAGAGGGGGTAAAGCCGGTGCCGATTATTTGCTCAGTCTGCACGAAAGCAGTCTTTGGATTGCCGGCGAAGTCGAGGCCGTACCTGTCATTATCCCCGAGACACATGAAGATCTCGATTCTTTATACCGGTCGATTGAAACGCTGCAAGCAAACAACCAGCCTTTCATAGCCGATCCGATTCTGGACCCTATCCATTTTGGATTTACCGCTTCGCTCGTTCGCTATCATGCAGTCAGAAAGCGTTATCCCGGTATCGAAATGATGTTGGGCGTTGGCAATATTACCGAACTGACGCATGCCGATACCCCAGGCATGAATGCACTGTTACTCGGTATTTGTTCAGAACTCGATATTAACCATATTTTAACAACCGAAGTCAGCAGGCATGCCTGCAGAGCGATTAAAGAAGCGGATCTCGCTAGACGCATCATGTATGCCGCCAAACAACAGGACAGGCTGCCAAAACATATTGATAACGGCTTAATGGCACTGCATGAAACCGCCCCTTTTCCCTATTCGGCGGTAGAAATCAAAGAATTAGCCGAGCAAATAAGGGACCCCAGCTTCAGAATTCAAACCAGTTCGGACGGTATCCATATTTTTAACCGTGATGGCATCCATACCGCGCAAGACCCGTTTGATTTATACCCCAAGCTTGATGTAGCAAGCGATGGCGGTCATGCCTTTTACCTGGGCGTGGAATTAGCCCGTGCGCAAATAGCCTGGCAACTCGGCAAGCGCTTTACTCAAGATGAACCGTTACAATGGGGGTGTGCTGTCGATCTAAAAGAAAACACCGTTGACTTACATCAATTCAAACCGGCAGGTTCCACATTACAAAAATAA
- a CDS encoding YhjD/YihY/BrkB family envelope integrity protein: MINWHQKGFVNWLLSLKFLLFRSVKGFVADFCPLHASALTLYSLLSIVPVFALLFGVAKGFGYEIHLKQRLLEQVPNQETMLLQVLGFAENILAETKGGLIAGIGIVVLVWSGVKVMSNIEDAFNAIWKLKQSRPLQKKLTDYISFMFLAPVLALSASSMTIFLKTHILDWLATYYLPELGVALITWIFGLSPLVIMFILFTSLYLFIPNQKIALKSAMLGGILASLLYQILQWSYLSLQIGVSGYNAIYGSFAALPLFLIWLQAGWMIVLFGCEVVFFHQNPDDEHLTTGSLSVNLEKAIALQLTRLILLAFIERDPPYSIDQLAEALKIPPGTIKELLTKLIHARLIVELKTEVGRAAVFQPAMESTQLTVAHVLEAIDSQGVNELPEMRHVKGAMQFIRQVQQQFSQNTQHLLVRDWQNHDQEK; the protein is encoded by the coding sequence TTGATCAACTGGCATCAAAAGGGCTTTGTTAATTGGCTGCTTTCATTAAAATTCCTGCTTTTTCGATCCGTCAAAGGATTTGTTGCCGATTTTTGTCCTTTACATGCCTCAGCGCTCACGTTGTACAGTCTATTATCGATTGTACCTGTGTTTGCTTTATTGTTCGGAGTAGCCAAAGGTTTCGGCTATGAAATTCATCTAAAACAGCGATTGCTAGAACAGGTGCCTAATCAGGAAACGATGCTGTTGCAAGTTTTGGGGTTCGCAGAAAATATATTGGCAGAAACCAAAGGGGGGCTCATTGCCGGAATAGGTATTGTTGTTCTTGTATGGTCCGGCGTAAAAGTGATGAGTAATATTGAGGATGCTTTTAATGCCATTTGGAAACTTAAACAATCCAGGCCGCTGCAAAAAAAGTTGACTGACTATATTTCGTTCATGTTTTTAGCTCCGGTATTAGCTCTTTCGGCCAGCAGTATGACTATTTTTTTAAAAACACATATTTTAGACTGGCTTGCCACTTATTACCTGCCTGAGTTGGGCGTGGCTCTGATTACCTGGATTTTCGGTCTGTCGCCCTTGGTCATCATGTTTATTTTGTTTACTAGCCTTTACCTGTTTATACCGAACCAAAAAATTGCTTTAAAGTCCGCTATGTTGGGCGGTATTCTTGCCAGTTTGCTTTACCAGATTTTGCAATGGAGTTATTTGTCATTACAAATCGGCGTGTCAGGCTACAATGCAATTTATGGCAGTTTTGCCGCTTTACCCTTGTTTCTCATTTGGTTACAAGCGGGCTGGATGATTGTGCTGTTTGGCTGCGAAGTCGTTTTTTTTCATCAAAATCCAGACGATGAACACTTAACAACCGGTTCATTGAGTGTCAATCTGGAAAAAGCAATTGCCTTACAACTAACCCGGCTCATTTTGCTAGCCTTTATTGAACGAGACCCGCCTTATTCGATTGATCAACTTGCTGAAGCATTAAAAATACCTCCCGGTACCATTAAAGAGTTGCTGACCAAACTGATCCATGCGCGATTGATTGTTGAGCTAAAGACCGAGGTGGGACGCGCCGCTGTTTTTCAACCCGCCATGGAAAGCACCCAGCTTACGGTTGCACATGTTCTGGAGGCTATTGATAGCCAGGGAGTCAATGAACTGCCGGAAATGAGGCATGTCAAGGGCGCAATGCAGTTTATCAGGCAAGTTCAACAACAATTCAGTCAAAATACCCAACATCTGCTGGTTAGAGATTGGCAAAATCATGATCAAGAAAAGTAA
- a CDS encoding DUF447 domain-containing protein, with amino-acid sequence MIFETIVTTQNCSGEVHIAPMGIHKQDDLFIILPFRPSTTLTNLLSTQTAIINFSDDVRIFAGCLTGRRNWPLKMAEKVTGHVLENTLAHSEVKLLRVEDDPVRPKLFCQALHTVNHRPFTGFNRAQYAVLEAAILVSRLDRLTHQKIESELDYLRIGLEKTAGPVELEAWQWLMEAIAQYQQESKP; translated from the coding sequence ATGATTTTTGAAACCATCGTCACGACTCAAAATTGCTCAGGCGAAGTCCATATCGCTCCTATGGGTATCCATAAACAGGATGATCTGTTCATTATTTTGCCTTTTCGACCTTCTACAACTTTGACGAATTTGCTGTCAACGCAAACGGCCATCATCAATTTCAGCGATGATGTGCGCATATTTGCAGGCTGTTTAACCGGACGCCGCAATTGGCCCTTAAAAATGGCGGAAAAAGTCACAGGTCACGTCCTCGAAAACACCCTCGCCCACTCTGAAGTTAAGTTACTGCGCGTGGAAGATGACCCCGTTCGTCCGAAATTATTCTGTCAGGCCTTACATACTGTCAATCACAGACCGTTTACGGGATTCAACCGAGCACAATACGCCGTTCTTGAAGCAGCAATACTGGTCAGCCGGCTTGATAGATTGACTCATCAAAAAATTGAAAGCGAACTCGATTATTTACGCATAGGTCTTGAAAAAACGGCAGGGCCGGTTGAATTAGAAGCGTGGCAATGGCTGATGGAGGCCATCGCTCAATACCAGCAAGAGAGTAAACCATGA
- a CDS encoding flavoprotein, which yields MDHPRLAWAVTGSGHYIEECLEFILTLDCVDLYLSLAGEEVLKMYGIKLDTVREKMPVYRDKTASSPPVGLFYKGYYHTFVMAPTTSNTVAKCVLGIADSLVTNLYSQAGKCRVPSIVYPCDIAPEMETTAPGGKVMVYPRPIDLEATDKIRTFPYTQVVESVDELIEAVQARLKTLA from the coding sequence ATGGATCATCCGCGTTTAGCTTGGGCTGTTACCGGTTCAGGCCACTATATAGAAGAATGCCTGGAATTTATTTTGACCCTGGACTGCGTGGATCTGTACCTCAGTTTAGCTGGAGAAGAAGTGTTGAAAATGTACGGCATCAAGCTGGACACTGTTCGCGAAAAAATGCCGGTCTATCGCGATAAAACCGCCTCTTCACCCCCTGTAGGACTATTCTACAAGGGTTATTATCACACTTTTGTAATGGCGCCGACGACCTCCAATACCGTTGCCAAATGTGTATTGGGCATCGCTGATTCGTTGGTTACCAACCTCTACTCGCAAGCCGGAAAATGCAGAGTTCCCAGTATTGTTTATCCTTGCGATATTGCGCCTGAAATGGAAACCACAGCACCCGGGGGCAAAGTAATGGTTTATCCCCGGCCGATAGACCTTGAAGCAACGGATAAAATTCGAACATTTCCCTACACACAGGTGGTTGAAAGCGTGGATGAACTGATTGAAGCCGTGCAAGCACGATTAAAGACGCTGGCATGA
- a CDS encoding PilZ domain-containing protein — protein sequence MTNDTNRRRHARLVHRALVKVTYSSGNSAQLKMNDFSESGLFIFCPTELPQLGELMSVQTLELDDAPVLKTKVVRLIPGKGFALEFIL from the coding sequence ATGACAAATGATACCAATAGAAGGAGGCATGCCAGGTTAGTCCATCGGGCATTGGTCAAGGTGACTTATTCCTCCGGCAATTCTGCACAACTTAAAATGAATGATTTTTCAGAGAGTGGTTTGTTTATTTTTTGTCCAACCGAATTGCCTCAGCTGGGTGAATTAATGAGTGTGCAAACACTGGAACTGGATGACGCGCCAGTATTGAAAACCAAAGTAGTCAGGTTAATACCGGGCAAAGGCTTTGCTCTGGAATTTATCCTTTAA